The following are from one region of the Carnobacterium gallinarum DSM 4847 genome:
- the folK gene encoding 2-amino-4-hydroxy-6-hydroxymethyldihydropteridine diphosphokinase, whose protein sequence is MIGYVALGSNIGNRVTNLITARDCLNIDEEICVLSYSRLYKTAPYGYTNQPEFLNAVLKIETSYSGEELLTVTQGIEKKMGREKLIHWGPRLIDIDILLLGKGTIISEQLTIPHIELTKRSFVLVPLKDVYGEKLLFGKSLTKWIQDSGNQNEVQLTNMEEWTCH, encoded by the coding sequence ATGATTGGATATGTCGCATTGGGGAGTAATATAGGAAATAGAGTTACTAATTTGATAACTGCTCGAGACTGCTTAAATATTGACGAGGAAATTTGTGTACTTTCTTACTCTAGGCTATATAAAACAGCTCCTTATGGATACACCAATCAACCAGAATTTTTGAATGCTGTACTAAAAATTGAAACAAGCTATTCAGGGGAAGAACTTTTAACAGTTACTCAAGGAATTGAAAAGAAAATGGGGCGAGAAAAACTAATTCACTGGGGTCCACGTTTAATTGACATTGATATTTTACTATTGGGGAAAGGAACAATAATCTCTGAACAATTAACCATTCCACATATCGAATTAACAAAGCGCTCTTTTGTCTTAGTTCCATTAAAAGATGTTTATGGTGAAAAACTACTATTTGGTAAAAGCCTTACTAAATGGATCCAAGATAGTGGTAACCAAAATG
- the folB gene encoding dihydroneopterin aldolase, translating to MDKIRINNLKFYTHNGVLKEEKRLGQQLEIDIELQLSLRKAGETDDVSQTVNYAEVNEKIAQHTSHYSYDLIEGLASGILDDLESTYSKQLKKIIIRVRKYSVPMPSIFDNIEIEMEREF from the coding sequence ATGGATAAAATCAGAATTAATAATTTAAAATTTTATACTCATAACGGTGTTCTTAAGGAAGAAAAACGATTAGGTCAACAATTAGAGATAGATATTGAACTGCAACTCTCCCTGAGAAAAGCTGGGGAAACAGACGATGTAAGTCAAACTGTGAATTATGCTGAAGTCAACGAAAAAATTGCACAACATACTAGTCATTATTCTTATGATCTAATTGAAGGTTTAGCAAGCGGAATCCTAGATGATCTTGAATCAACCTATAGTAAACAACTGAAAAAAATCATCATACGAGTTCGGAAATATAGTGTACCAATGCCTAGTATTTTTGACAATATTGAAATTGAAATGGAGAGAGAATTTTAA
- the ilvD gene encoding dihydroxy-acid dehydratase — translation MRSDKIKKGVEQAPARSLLHATGQIKASGDMDKPFIAICNSYIDIVPGHVHLRELADIAKEAIREAGGIPFEFNTIGVDDGIAMGHIGMRYSLPSREIIADAAETVINAHWFDGVFYIPNCDKITPGMLLAAVRTNVPGIFCSGGPMKAGLSADGKALTLSSMFEAVGTFKEGKMTKEEFLDMEANACPTCGSCAGMFTANSMNCLMEVLGMAVPYNGTALAVSDERRELIRQSAFHLMDLVKNDIKPRDIITKDAIDDAFALDMAMGGSTNTVLHTLALANEAGIDYELERVNDIAARVPYLSKIAPSSAYSMHDVHEAGGVPAIINELIKVGDAIHPDRITVTGKTLRENNQDKEILNEAVIHPKENPYSPVGGLSMLFGNIAPKGATIKVGGVDPSVTVFEGEAICFSSHDEAVEAIDNHTVTRGHVVVIRYEGPKGGPGMPEMLAPTSSIVGRGLGKEVALITDGRFSGATRGIAVGHISPEAAAGGPIALIHDGDRITIDLPNRTINVNVSDEVLAERRTELPRFKAKVKTGYLARYTALVTSAHTGGVLKIPDELLGD, via the coding sequence ATGCGTAGTGACAAAATCAAAAAAGGGGTTGAACAAGCTCCAGCAAGAAGTTTATTACATGCAACAGGACAGATTAAGGCATCAGGTGACATGGATAAGCCATTTATTGCAATCTGTAATTCTTATATCGATATTGTTCCAGGACATGTTCATTTAAGAGAACTAGCAGATATTGCCAAGGAAGCGATTCGTGAAGCTGGTGGTATTCCATTTGAATTTAACACTATTGGAGTTGATGATGGGATTGCAATGGGACATATCGGGATGCGCTATTCCTTGCCCAGTCGAGAAATCATTGCAGATGCTGCTGAAACGGTAATTAATGCTCATTGGTTTGATGGAGTTTTTTATATTCCCAACTGTGACAAGATTACACCAGGAATGCTACTGGCAGCGGTTCGGACAAATGTACCAGGAATTTTTTGTTCAGGCGGTCCTATGAAAGCAGGACTTTCAGCAGATGGCAAAGCTTTGACATTGTCTTCAATGTTTGAAGCCGTTGGAACGTTTAAAGAGGGAAAAATGACTAAAGAAGAATTTCTTGATATGGAAGCCAATGCGTGTCCAACTTGTGGTTCTTGTGCAGGAATGTTTACAGCCAATTCAATGAACTGTCTGATGGAAGTTCTAGGAATGGCTGTTCCTTATAATGGTACAGCATTAGCTGTTTCAGATGAGCGTCGTGAGTTGATTCGTCAATCTGCTTTTCATTTGATGGACTTAGTTAAAAATGATATTAAACCTAGAGATATCATCACCAAAGATGCGATTGATGATGCATTTGCCCTTGATATGGCGATGGGTGGTTCAACGAATACAGTCTTGCATACGTTGGCTTTGGCTAATGAAGCTGGAATTGACTATGAATTAGAACGAGTTAACGATATTGCCGCTCGAGTGCCTTATTTATCTAAAATTGCTCCTTCATCTGCTTATTCAATGCATGATGTTCATGAAGCTGGTGGTGTTCCAGCAATTATCAACGAGCTGATTAAAGTTGGTGATGCGATTCATCCAGATCGAATAACGGTTACTGGGAAAACGTTAAGAGAAAATAATCAAGACAAAGAGATTTTAAATGAAGCCGTTATTCATCCGAAAGAAAATCCATATAGCCCAGTTGGTGGTTTATCAATGTTATTTGGGAATATTGCTCCTAAAGGCGCAACCATTAAAGTTGGTGGGGTTGATCCTTCTGTCACTGTATTTGAAGGAGAAGCGATTTGTTTTAGCAGTCATGATGAGGCTGTTGAGGCGATTGATAATCATACGGTTACTCGTGGTCATGTTGTAGTTATTCGTTATGAAGGACCAAAAGGCGGTCCAGGTATGCCAGAAATGCTAGCTCCGACTTCTTCTATTGTAGGAAGAGGTTTAGGTAAAGAGGTTGCATTAATAACTGATGGGCGCTTCTCAGGAGCTACTCGCGGTATTGCTGTTGGTCATATTTCACCAGAAGCTGCGGCAGGTGGTCCGATTGCGTTAATTCATGACGGAGATCGCATCACGATTGATTTACCAAATCGTACAATTAATGTCAATGTTAGTGATGAAGTTTTAGCAGAGCGTAGAACGGAATTGCCACGTTTTAAAGCTAAGGTAAAAACAGGTTATCTAGCACGTTATACAGCATTAGTAACTTCTGCTCATACAGGTGGCGTATTGAAAATTCCTGATGAACTATTAGGCGATTAA
- the ilvB gene encoding biosynthetic-type acetolactate synthase large subunit: MSNKQRIRTGAQLLVDSLEKQKVDVIFGYPGGAVLPLYDAFYDANIPHILTRHEQGAVHAAEGYARVTGKAGVVVVTSGPGATNALTGIADAMSDSIPLVVFTGQVHRPGIGKDAFQEADMLGLTTPITKYNYQIRDVKEIPRIINEAFYIATTGRKGPVVIDIPKDIGFLETDETSPEQIDLPGYQTSYPIAEEQIQQVMEQLKKAKKPLILAGAGVNHAGAGSELLEFSERYQIPVVNTLLGLGSFPYEHSLFTGMGGMHGSYTANMGLTECDFLINFGSRFDDRLASAPKEFAPEATIAHVDIDPSELGKVIPTDIPIAGDVKEVLTHLLQQNLTEKVDTSEWQALTQSRKKRYPYGYKDSTEVIKPQKVIEIIGKITHGDALVATDVGQHQMWTAQYYPFKHRYQIVTSGGLGTMGFGIPAAIGAQLAFPDKTVVCIVGDGGFQMTNQELAILQEYQLNVKIVILNNGVLGMVHQWQEKFHGARFSHSEFNSQPDFIKLAEAYHINGVLLKNPATLEADLTAAFNQSGPVLIDIQIPADEVVLPMVPSGQPNHAMEGVG, from the coding sequence ATGTCAAATAAACAAAGAATAAGAACGGGAGCACAGTTACTAGTCGATTCTTTAGAAAAACAAAAGGTCGATGTAATTTTTGGATATCCTGGTGGTGCCGTTTTACCCTTATATGATGCTTTCTATGATGCGAATATTCCTCATATTTTGACGCGACATGAACAAGGGGCCGTTCACGCTGCCGAAGGATATGCCCGAGTAACAGGAAAAGCTGGTGTAGTTGTAGTAACAAGTGGTCCCGGAGCAACAAATGCTTTAACAGGAATAGCAGATGCTATGAGTGACTCCATTCCTTTAGTAGTTTTTACAGGTCAAGTACATAGACCGGGAATTGGAAAAGATGCATTTCAAGAAGCAGACATGTTAGGACTCACGACACCAATTACCAAATACAACTATCAAATTAGAGATGTTAAAGAAATTCCTCGAATTATTAATGAAGCTTTCTACATTGCTACAACAGGTCGAAAAGGTCCCGTTGTGATTGATATTCCTAAAGATATTGGGTTTTTAGAGACGGATGAAACCAGTCCAGAACAGATTGATTTACCAGGCTATCAAACAAGCTACCCAATTGCAGAAGAACAAATTCAACAAGTTATGGAGCAATTAAAAAAAGCGAAAAAACCATTGATTTTAGCAGGAGCGGGAGTAAATCACGCAGGAGCAGGAAGTGAATTGTTAGAATTTTCCGAACGTTATCAAATTCCAGTTGTTAATACATTGTTAGGGTTAGGGAGTTTTCCTTATGAACATTCATTATTTACAGGAATGGGTGGTATGCATGGTTCTTATACTGCCAATATGGGATTAACGGAATGTGATTTTTTAATTAATTTTGGTTCCCGTTTTGATGACCGTTTAGCAAGTGCGCCAAAAGAATTTGCACCAGAAGCAACAATTGCCCATGTTGATATTGATCCTTCAGAATTAGGCAAGGTTATTCCAACCGATATCCCGATTGCAGGAGACGTAAAGGAAGTTTTAACTCATTTGTTGCAACAGAACTTAACTGAAAAAGTAGATACAAGCGAATGGCAAGCTTTAACCCAAAGTCGCAAGAAACGTTATCCGTATGGTTACAAAGATTCAACAGAAGTGATAAAGCCACAAAAGGTCATTGAGATTATTGGCAAAATTACTCATGGTGATGCTTTAGTTGCTACAGATGTTGGACAACATCAGATGTGGACAGCGCAATATTATCCATTTAAACATCGCTATCAGATAGTTACTAGTGGTGGTCTTGGTACAATGGGATTCGGAATTCCGGCAGCAATTGGGGCACAGTTAGCTTTCCCAGATAAAACGGTAGTCTGTATTGTGGGTGATGGTGGTTTTCAAATGACGAACCAAGAACTAGCGATTTTACAAGAATATCAACTAAATGTAAAAATAGTTATCTTGAATAACGGAGTTTTAGGTATGGTTCACCAATGGCAAGAAAAATTCCATGGAGCCCGTTTTTCTCATTCTGAGTTTAATAGTCAACCGGATTTTATTAAGTTGGCTGAAGCGTATCATATTAATGGTGTTTTGTTGAAAAATCCAGCTACTCTGGAAGCAGATTTAACTGCAGCTTTTAATCAATCTGGTCCAGTTTTAATTGATATCCAGATTCCAGCAGATGAAGTTGTGTTGCCAATGGTTCCATCTGGTCAACCAAATCATGCAATGGAAGGGGTGGGGTAG
- the ilvN gene encoding acetolactate synthase small subunit yields MRRVITATVKDATGVMNRFTGVISRRQYNVSSISVGRTIEPEVSRITIVVDIDTEDEAQQVIKQLNKQIDVLKVKDITDCPHLERELALIKVTAPLAIRPEINAILEPFRGQIIDVGTDNVVVQVTGTSEKVEGFIDLIAPYGILQIARTGVTGFTRSPKK; encoded by the coding sequence ATGCGTAGAGTCATTACAGCAACAGTCAAAGATGCAACAGGTGTCATGAATCGTTTTACAGGAGTGATTTCTCGCAGACAGTACAATGTTTCTAGTATTTCAGTTGGACGTACGATTGAGCCAGAAGTTTCAAGAATTACGATCGTGGTTGATATCGATACAGAAGATGAAGCGCAGCAAGTGATTAAACAATTAAATAAACAGATTGATGTTTTAAAAGTTAAAGATATTACAGATTGTCCACATTTAGAGCGTGAATTAGCGTTAATTAAAGTAACAGCTCCACTTGCTATTCGACCAGAAATCAATGCGATTTTAGAGCCTTTTAGAGGACAGATTATTGATGTTGGGACAGATAATGTTGTGGTTCAAGTAACTGGAACAAGCGAAAAAGTAGAAGGCTTTATTGACTTAATCGCCCCATATGGCATTTTACAAATTGCCCGAACAGGCGTAACCGGCTTCACTAGAAGTCCTAAAAAATAA
- the ilvC gene encoding ketol-acid reductoisomerase produces MKTWRNKHMTKVYYDNTVTEDALKGKKIAVVGYGSQGHAHSQNLRDNGYDVVIGIREGKSAEAAREDGFTVLSVADAAKQSDVIMVLLPDETQGDIYEAEIAPYLEAGNALVFAHGFNIHFGVITPPKDVDVFLVAPKGPGHLVRRTFVEGAAVPALFAVYQDATGQARELALSYAKGIGSTRAGVLETTFKEETETDLFGEQAVLCGGVTSLIQAGFETLTEAGYQPEVAYFEVLHEMKLIVDLMYEGGMGKMRHSISNTAEYGDYVSGPRVITPATKAAMKEVLTDIQTGAFAKAFVDDNKNGFKEFKQMRAAGQGHQIEEVGAKLREMMPFVKPNN; encoded by the coding sequence ATAAAAACTTGGAGGAACAAACATATGACAAAAGTATACTATGATAACACGGTAACAGAGGACGCATTAAAAGGTAAAAAAATCGCTGTAGTTGGCTACGGTTCGCAAGGACATGCTCATTCACAAAACTTACGTGATAACGGGTATGATGTTGTGATTGGAATTCGTGAAGGAAAATCAGCTGAAGCCGCTCGTGAAGATGGTTTTACAGTTTTATCAGTAGCAGATGCAGCGAAGCAAAGCGATGTTATTATGGTACTTTTACCAGATGAGACACAAGGAGATATTTATGAAGCGGAGATTGCTCCCTATCTGGAAGCAGGCAATGCTTTAGTGTTTGCACATGGATTTAATATTCATTTTGGCGTAATTACTCCACCAAAAGACGTAGATGTTTTCTTAGTGGCACCAAAAGGACCAGGACATCTAGTTCGTCGTACATTTGTTGAAGGAGCAGCGGTACCAGCATTGTTTGCTGTTTATCAAGATGCAACAGGTCAAGCTCGTGAATTAGCTTTGTCCTATGCGAAAGGTATTGGCTCAACTCGTGCTGGTGTGTTAGAAACAACCTTTAAAGAAGAAACTGAAACAGATTTATTCGGCGAGCAAGCTGTTTTATGTGGTGGTGTAACTAGTTTGATCCAAGCAGGATTTGAAACATTAACAGAAGCAGGTTATCAACCAGAAGTTGCTTACTTTGAAGTATTGCATGAAATGAAACTAATCGTTGATTTAATGTATGAGGGCGGTATGGGCAAAATGCGTCATTCAATCTCAAATACAGCAGAATATGGGGACTATGTTTCTGGACCACGTGTAATTACTCCTGCAACAAAAGCAGCGATGAAAGAAGTGTTAACAGATATTCAAACAGGTGCATTTGCTAAAGCTTTTGTTGATGATAATAAAAATGGCTTTAAAGAATTTAAACAAATGCGTGCAGCAGGACAAGGTCACCAAATTGAAGAAGTTGGTGCGAAGTTACGTGAGATGATGCCATTTGTAAAACCGAATAACTAA
- a CDS encoding 2-isopropylmalate synthase has translation MSYIQFFDTTLRDGEQTPGVNFNQKEKVQIALQLEKWGVDVIEAGFPISSTGDFESVREIANTLQKATVCGLARCVEADIDCAYEALKGAVSPQVHIFLATSPVHLEYKLKMSQEEVLQSIAHHVTYARSKFEKVQFSPEDATRTELDFLTKAVQTAIDAGATIINIPDTVGYTNPTEFGALFRHLRETIPEFDEVIFSTHCHDDLGMSVANALAAIENGARRVEGTINGIGERAGNTSLEEVAVALHIRHDYYQSETGITLNETKRTSDLVSRLSGMAVPKNKAVIGANAYAHESGIHQDGVLKNPDTYEIITPALVGVATNSLPLGKLSGKHAFITRIETMGYQLSEEDAKAAFKRFKQLADLKKQVTEEDLHAIILGQVAEEGTKYELTHLQLQYISGGIQGAIVSIAGEQEDTILEDAATGSGSIEAIYNTIDRILKTDVELTDYRIQAITKGQDAQAEVHATVKVENGEFFHGIGIDFDVLNASAKAYLQASGKAKDQSREEVTK, from the coding sequence ATGAGTTATATTCAATTTTTTGATACAACATTGCGAGATGGAGAACAGACACCGGGAGTTAATTTTAACCAAAAAGAAAAAGTCCAAATTGCGCTGCAATTAGAAAAATGGGGTGTTGATGTGATCGAGGCTGGATTTCCAATCTCTTCAACAGGAGATTTTGAATCGGTTAGAGAAATTGCGAATACCTTACAAAAAGCAACTGTTTGTGGCTTAGCTCGCTGCGTTGAAGCAGATATTGATTGTGCTTATGAAGCTCTTAAGGGAGCCGTTTCACCACAAGTACATATCTTTTTAGCAACAAGTCCAGTTCATTTGGAATATAAATTAAAAATGAGCCAAGAAGAAGTTTTACAATCGATTGCTCATCATGTTACCTATGCAAGAAGTAAGTTCGAGAAAGTTCAATTCTCACCAGAAGATGCAACACGAACTGAATTAGACTTTTTAACAAAAGCGGTTCAAACGGCGATTGATGCGGGGGCAACGATTATTAATATTCCAGATACTGTTGGCTATACAAATCCAACTGAATTCGGGGCGTTATTCCGTCATTTAAGAGAGACAATTCCAGAATTTGATGAGGTTATTTTCTCTACTCATTGTCATGATGATTTAGGAATGTCAGTGGCCAATGCTTTGGCAGCAATTGAAAATGGAGCACGTCGAGTTGAGGGAACAATTAATGGGATTGGTGAGCGTGCTGGCAATACCTCATTAGAAGAAGTTGCCGTCGCATTGCATATTCGTCACGATTATTATCAGTCCGAAACGGGAATTACTCTTAATGAAACAAAACGAACCAGTGATTTGGTAAGTCGTCTTTCAGGAATGGCAGTGCCGAAAAATAAAGCAGTGATAGGTGCAAATGCATATGCCCATGAATCGGGTATCCATCAAGATGGCGTCTTAAAAAATCCAGACACCTATGAAATTATTACGCCAGCTTTAGTTGGTGTAGCAACAAATTCTTTGCCACTAGGGAAACTTTCTGGCAAGCATGCTTTTATTACTCGAATTGAGACAATGGGGTATCAACTATCTGAAGAGGATGCGAAAGCGGCCTTCAAACGATTTAAACAATTGGCTGATTTGAAGAAGCAAGTAACCGAAGAAGATTTACATGCGATTATTTTAGGACAAGTTGCAGAAGAGGGAACGAAGTATGAATTGACTCATTTGCAATTGCAATATATTTCTGGCGGCATTCAAGGAGCTATTGTGAGTATAGCTGGTGAACAAGAAGATACTATTCTTGAAGATGCTGCAACAGGTTCAGGAAGTATCGAAGCAATCTATAATACGATTGATCGAATTCTGAAAACAGATGTCGAATTAACTGATTATCGCATTCAAGCAATTACCAAAGGACAAGATGCTCAAGCTGAGGTTCATGCAACAGTTAAGGTCGAAAATGGTGAGTTTTTCCATGGAATTGGAATTGATTTTGATGTCTTAAATGCCTCGGCTAAGGCTTATTTACAAGCAAGTGGGAAAGCTAAAGATCAAAGTAGAGAAGAGGTGACCAAATAA
- the leuB gene encoding 3-isopropylmalate dehydrogenase: MDYQIVVLSGDGIGPEIMAGGLVALQAIEEVFQHRFQTTDYPFGGAGIDAENDPLSSRTLAACQKADAILLGAIGGPKWSKAVKTPEMGLLQLRKALGLFANIRPIQVPDSIAHLSPLKAEIVSGSDFVVVRELTGGIYFGEPRHWNDKEALDSLVYTREEIRRICVQAFELANKRKKKITSIDKANVLSSSKLWRKVVEEVALDYPEVTLEHLYVDAAAMLLIQKPTSFDVMVTENLFGDILSDEASVITGSLGMLPSASHGVNGPSVYEPIHGSAPDIAGKNCANPMSMILSVAMMLRESFSLEQEAAAIEAASNRVMEAGILTTDLGGTATTTEFTEAVRQEIIKGGRG; the protein is encoded by the coding sequence ATGGACTATCAAATTGTAGTATTATCAGGTGATGGGATTGGACCAGAGATTATGGCAGGTGGACTAGTTGCTTTACAAGCAATTGAAGAGGTTTTCCAACATCGTTTTCAAACAACAGACTACCCTTTTGGCGGAGCTGGGATCGATGCGGAAAATGATCCGTTGTCTTCAAGAACCTTGGCGGCTTGTCAAAAAGCGGATGCGATTTTGTTAGGTGCAATTGGCGGTCCAAAGTGGTCAAAAGCAGTGAAAACTCCTGAAATGGGGCTATTACAATTACGAAAAGCGCTAGGTTTATTTGCTAATATTCGCCCGATTCAAGTGCCGGATAGTATTGCACATCTATCGCCTTTAAAAGCTGAGATTGTTAGTGGTAGTGATTTTGTTGTGGTACGTGAATTGACTGGAGGTATCTACTTTGGTGAACCTAGGCATTGGAATGATAAAGAAGCCTTAGATTCGCTCGTTTATACTCGTGAAGAGATTCGCCGTATTTGTGTGCAGGCCTTTGAATTGGCTAACAAGCGTAAGAAAAAGATTACTTCTATTGATAAAGCGAATGTTTTATCTTCTAGTAAATTGTGGCGTAAAGTCGTTGAAGAGGTAGCATTAGATTATCCAGAAGTAACGTTGGAACATCTCTATGTAGATGCAGCAGCGATGTTATTAATTCAAAAGCCAACTAGTTTTGATGTGATGGTAACAGAGAATTTATTCGGTGATATATTAAGTGATGAAGCTTCGGTTATTACGGGTTCTTTAGGGATGTTGCCATCGGCTAGTCACGGTGTAAATGGCCCTTCTGTATATGAGCCAATTCATGGATCAGCTCCTGATATTGCTGGAAAAAATTGTGCCAATCCCATGTCGATGATTTTATCAGTGGCGATGATGTTACGCGAAAGCTTTTCTTTAGAACAGGAAGCCGCAGCAATTGAGGCTGCAAGTAACCGTGTGATGGAAGCAGGCATTTTAACTACTGATTTAGGCGGGACGGCAACAACAACGGAATTCACAGAAGCGGTGAGACAAGAAATTATTAAAGGAGGTCGAGGATAA
- the leuC gene encoding 3-isopropylmalate dehydratase large subunit — MGKTMFDKLWDRHVIYGEVGEPQLLYVDLHLIHEVTSPQGFEGLRVEGRTVRRPDKTYGTLDHNVPTEDIFNIQDLVAKKQIEALQKNCAEFGITLADNGSENQGIVHMVGPETGLTQPGKLIVCGDSHTATHGAFGAIGFGIGSSEVEHVLATQSIWQQKPKTMGIEITGKLPRGVYAKDIILHLIATYGVAFGTGYAVEYYGETIENMTMEERMTICNMAIEGGAKMGMMAPDETTYEYIRGREYAPGNFEKAVADWKTLPSDSDALYDLDIKMDASKLAPYVTWGTNPEMGVPFTEEFPVIENMNHERAYRYMGLEPGQKAEEIELGYVFIGSCTNGRLSDLQEAARFVVGQQVKEGIRAMVVPGSRQVKFAAEKIGLDQIFKDAGFEWREPGCSMCLGMNPDQVPDGVHCASTSNRNFEGRQGKGARTHLVSPAMAAAAAIHGHFIDVRQEVEIYGSH; from the coding sequence ATGGGAAAAACGATGTTTGATAAGTTGTGGGATCGTCATGTTATTTATGGAGAAGTTGGTGAACCGCAATTATTATATGTTGATTTGCATTTGATTCATGAAGTGACCTCACCTCAAGGCTTTGAGGGGCTTAGAGTAGAAGGCAGAACGGTTCGTCGTCCTGATAAAACTTATGGGACGCTAGATCATAATGTTCCAACAGAGGATATTTTTAATATTCAAGATTTAGTTGCAAAAAAGCAAATTGAAGCTTTGCAAAAAAATTGTGCTGAATTTGGAATTACTTTAGCAGATAATGGTAGTGAAAATCAAGGGATTGTGCATATGGTAGGACCAGAAACAGGCTTGACTCAACCAGGGAAATTGATTGTGTGTGGAGATTCTCATACGGCTACTCATGGTGCTTTTGGAGCGATTGGTTTTGGAATTGGTAGTAGCGAAGTAGAGCATGTGCTAGCGACTCAATCGATTTGGCAACAAAAACCAAAAACGATGGGAATCGAGATTACTGGAAAGTTGCCTCGTGGCGTTTATGCAAAAGATATTATTTTGCATTTGATTGCGACGTATGGCGTTGCTTTTGGAACGGGATATGCAGTTGAATATTATGGTGAAACTATTGAGAATATGACAATGGAAGAACGAATGACCATTTGTAATATGGCAATTGAAGGTGGCGCAAAAATGGGCATGATGGCACCTGATGAAACTACGTATGAGTATATTCGAGGACGGGAATACGCACCAGGAAACTTTGAGAAAGCTGTTGCTGATTGGAAGACTTTACCAAGTGATTCAGATGCTCTCTATGATTTAGATATTAAAATGGATGCTTCTAAGCTAGCACCGTATGTAACTTGGGGAACGAATCCAGAGATGGGAGTACCTTTTACAGAGGAGTTTCCAGTAATTGAAAATATGAATCATGAACGTGCTTATCGTTATATGGGGTTAGAACCAGGACAAAAAGCTGAGGAAATAGAACTAGGTTATGTTTTTATTGGATCGTGTACAAATGGTCGCTTGTCTGATTTGCAAGAGGCAGCTCGTTTCGTTGTTGGTCAGCAAGTTAAAGAAGGCATTCGGGCGATGGTTGTTCCAGGTTCTAGGCAAGTAAAATTTGCTGCTGAAAAAATTGGATTGGATCAGATTTTTAAAGATGCAGGGTTTGAGTGGCGCGAACCTGGATGTTCTATGTGTTTGGGAATGAATCCTGATCAAGTTCCCGATGGTGTCCACTGTGCATCTACATCAAATCGTAATTTTGAAGGACGACAAGGAAAAGGCGCTCGTACTCATCTTGTAAGTCCCGCGATGGCCGCTGCTGCTGCGATTCATGGTCATTTTATTGATGTGAGACAGGAGGTTGAAATTTATGGAAGCCATTAA
- the leuD gene encoding 3-isopropylmalate dehydratase small subunit, giving the protein MEAIKVHEGQIVALMNDNIDTDQIIPKAFLKRIEKTGFGEFLFDEWRYLPDRSLNPDFALNDPERQDATILITGENFGCGSSREHAAWALLDYRFRVIIAGGYSDIFYMNCTKNGVLPIQLPQKVRLELANLTPSETVTIDLPNQLVKSPVGDFPFEIDAVWKHKFIHGLDDIGITLGSHQEALQKYEDKYDYQYS; this is encoded by the coding sequence ATGGAAGCCATTAAAGTTCATGAAGGTCAGATTGTTGCATTGATGAATGACAACATTGACACCGATCAAATTATTCCAAAAGCATTTTTAAAACGAATTGAAAAAACCGGATTTGGTGAATTTTTATTTGATGAATGGCGCTATTTACCAGACCGTTCGTTAAATCCGGATTTTGCATTAAACGATCCTGAACGTCAAGATGCGACTATTCTAATTACTGGTGAGAATTTTGGCTGTGGTTCTTCTCGAGAACATGCAGCTTGGGCCTTGTTAGATTACCGTTTTCGTGTAATTATTGCAGGCGGATATAGCGATATTTTTTATATGAATTGTACGAAGAATGGTGTTTTACCGATTCAATTGCCACAGAAAGTTCGGCTGGAGTTGGCGAATTTAACACCATCCGAGACCGTGACCATTGATTTGCCGAATCAGTTAGTGAAGAGTCCTGTGGGTGATTTTCCATTTGAAATTGATGCCGTCTGGAAACACAAATTTATTCATGGCTTAGATGATATTGGAATTACATTGGGAAGTCATCAGGAAGCACTCCAAAAATATGAAGATAAATACGATTATCAATATAGTTGA